The following DNA comes from Meles meles chromosome 8, mMelMel3.1 paternal haplotype, whole genome shotgun sequence.
gcggggctcgatcccaggaccctgagatcatgacctgagccgaaggcagaggctgaaaccactgagccacccaggcgctctgttttcagtatttttttaaatactttttatttatttgacagagagagatcacaagtaggcagagaggcaggcagaaagtgagagggaagcaggctccctgccgagcagagagcccgatgcgggactccatcccaggaccctgagatcatgacccgagccaaaggtagcagcttaaaccactgagccacccaggtgcccctgttttcagTATTGAATGAATGACAGCATAGTATTGGGAGCCCTTAGAGAAAGGAAGCAGATCAGGCAAGCACTAGTACAGCCACAGCTGCACAAGAAGACTCCACCTGACTGTAGAAATGAGGGGAATTGGATGTGGCTCCCCTCATTCTGAAATCACAaaagggttgttgttgttgttgttgttttcccctgattggttttcagggaaaaaaaaaaaaaaaaaaaaaaagacttattttcagacgtcttttcccttctcctcttccaatGCTTGGAGTgattccttttcccctttcctcatGACTACTTCCTAATGTCAATCTCTGCCcaatttactttgaaatattcCCCATATGCTGACAAGGTTTAATTATACAAACTTTTGTTCATAAAAAAATGTATCCTTTAAGTGAGTGTAAATAAGTTTTTCTCAAATGTTCTCATTTATTCTCTGACAAATGTCCTCCTGGGGACTTAAATATGTATCTCACCACCACTTCTTACCTAAGAATTCTGGAAATCTTTGCTGGGCCATGATAACATTGTGTCTTCCATTGGCAGAAATTTTTCACATACTAATGAAGTTCATTGTATTCTTTTCTCATTAGGCTCTATCACTTAAAGTAAAACTTCATGGAGCCAATTTGATGGGGACTATAAACCCAGGTACTGAAAGAGCATCATATGACAGTACTTGAGTATGTGGTTACAATGTGGTCCTGTTAGTGGTAGGTAGGTATTATACATATCGATTGGGTTATCTTCAAAAGTGAAATCTTCAAAAGtgaaatacatgttttaaaacattCTCATATGAAAACAAAAGACCAAAACTGGAAAACACTAAAGCAGGCTTTCCAATCCTGGGTTGTCCCaaggaatctgaattttaattttgcaaATACTATTAGgaacaacaaaaacagcaacaacaacaaagaaagctgTTTCCTGATACCCATACAAACATAGCAGCCAAGGATGCCTGGCTACACTAAGTCAATAATCTATAGATACTCAGAAACTTCTTTACTTTTTCTGCAAATGTTTATATACAAAGAAATGATTCTCAAAATGTAAGAAAGGCAAAGCTTCTTTCTCCAACCTGGACAAAGTTCCCACTTCACTTTTACCTTTTCTTGGTCTTCACTGTGCATGGTTCTCTGGTCTCCTTTGTACCCTTTATCCTCCCTTCTGCATATTTCTGCTGCCAAACACCCTCactgcctctcccttctcctttgtGAAGAGCTATGGGAAGGACCCCACCAAAAGGCAGCTGATGGCTAATACCACCCATTACTGCCAAGTATgagactctctttctctcaccatTCACAGAACATTAAGAGGTTCTGTAGTGACAGTCCAGGTTTTCACTGAGATTTCTAGCTTTGATTGGAGTTTGAGGGTTTATCCATGTCGATTCTCCAGTGAGGTGGCTCATGTACAAATTCCAGAGCAGAATTTTCTGAGAAACACCTTCTTCAAGTCCCAGGTTCTCAAGATGGCAACCTCCATTCTCTAAGTTCCAGACCCATATGAGTTAGCTTTTATGACCACATTCATAAAGACTagaataaaatctagaaaaggaattggtgtgtgcgcacacacacgtacacacacaatCATTCTGTCACTAGTCAGTACATTTCCTTCTGAAGACAAATTTGTATAgcaaaataattatcatatgaaaATGTTCAGATATCAATAACATTCAACTAAGGGTCATTATATGGTTTTCAAGATGGTTATGGACTATAGGTAATCATATTCTAATGGAATCCTCTCAGAATAAGAAAcataaatttctaaatatttatttatattaaaacaaatatacaaaatattagtgtaattatttttttttaattttccccctAAGAATGTTTTATGTTTCCTGACCATGAAGCAAAACCGAACTGTTAAGGAGATATACAATAGAACCCCTGAATATCATGTATCAACAGAAGTCATACTTGGTTACACCATAACTTTTTCATGGCAATTTTCACTTCCGCATTCCTCAGTGTATAGATCAGAGGGTTGAGCAATGGTGTCCCAATTGTGTAAAACACAGCCACCATCTTGTCTATTGGAAACGTGGTTGCGGGGCGtgtgtatatgaatatacatGGACCAAAAAATAAGACAACCACAATAAAATGGGAGGTGCAGGTGGAAAGAGCTTTTCGCCTTCCTTCTGCACTGTGGTTTCTCAGAGAGTACAAGATGACTACATAGGAGATAAGCAGAATTACGAAACTCACCATGCATATGGCTCCACTGTTGGAAACAACTAGCAAGTTTATCACATAAGTGTCCATGCAGGCAAGTTTCAACAAGGGCTGCAAGTCACAGAAATAGTGGTCAATCACATTGGGGCCACAGAAAGGCAATCTCAAAGCCAGGAAAAGTTGTGCTGAAGAGTGGATACAGGATCCCACCCAGCTTAGAAGCACCAGCACACGGCAGACAGGGCGGCTCATAATGGTTGTGTATCGCAAGGGCTTACAAATGGCTACATAGCGATCAAAAGCCATGAGGATGAGCACAAAGATTTCCATGCACCCAAAGAAGTGGGCTGCAAAGACCTGAGTCATGCATTCATTGTAGGAAATGGTCTTCTTCTGAGAAAGGGCATCCACAATCAATCTGGGGG
Coding sequences within:
- the LOC123949117 gene encoding olfactory receptor 4C11-like; translation: MNSSVTEFILFGLTQDAGKQKAIFGVLLMLYLATLLGNFLIVVTIKKSRTLGSPMYFFLFYLSFADACFSTTTAPRLIVDALSQKKTISYNECMTQVFAAHFFGCMEIFVLILMAFDRYVAICKPLRYTTIMSRPVCRVLVLLSWVGSCIHSSAQLFLALRLPFCGPNVIDHYFCDLQPLLKLACMDTYVINLLVVSNSGAICMVSFVILLISYVVILYSLRNHSAEGRRKALSTCTSHFIVVVLFFGPCIFIYTRPATTFPIDKMVAVFYTIGTPLLNPLIYTLRNAEVKIAMKKLWCNQV